From Bacillus sp. FSL K6-3431, the proteins below share one genomic window:
- a CDS encoding ABC transporter permease, which produces MKKVITSPEVMIVPKRKSTFSRFMAQWDLQLMVIPAAIFIFIFSYIPMYGIIMAFQDYNIFKGVMASSWVGFKHFQMFFTAPEFGRVIRNTIAISFLKLFIGFPAPIILALMLNEVKNMAFKRIVQTVSYLPHFLSWVIVSGFVMSILSTDNGSLNILLQTLHMIDEPIGFLNFPEYFWTILVTTNVWKEIGFASIVYLAAIAGVDQQLYEAASLDGANRFKQMYLITIPSIMPIIIIFMILAIGNLLNAGFEDILLLGANPVVRDVSDVLDTYVYRVGIQNSLFSYATAVGLLKAVISVALLTIANHIARKADSSLW; this is translated from the coding sequence ATGAAAAAGGTTATCACAAGTCCAGAAGTGATGATTGTACCAAAAAGAAAGAGTACCTTCTCTCGATTTATGGCGCAATGGGATCTGCAATTAATGGTTATTCCTGCTGCTATTTTTATATTTATTTTTAGTTATATACCAATGTATGGGATCATCATGGCCTTTCAAGATTACAATATTTTCAAAGGGGTGATGGCTAGCTCTTGGGTAGGATTTAAGCATTTTCAGATGTTTTTCACTGCTCCTGAATTTGGAAGGGTGATTCGTAATACGATTGCCATTAGTTTTCTAAAGCTTTTTATTGGCTTTCCTGCCCCGATTATTTTGGCATTAATGCTAAATGAAGTAAAGAATATGGCGTTTAAGAGAATTGTACAAACAGTGAGTTATCTCCCACACTTTCTTTCATGGGTAATTGTATCTGGCTTCGTAATGTCCATTTTATCTACTGATAATGGCAGTTTAAATATCCTATTGCAGACACTACATATGATTGACGAGCCAATTGGGTTTCTTAACTTTCCGGAATACTTTTGGACAATCTTAGTGACTACAAATGTGTGGAAGGAGATCGGATTTGCTTCTATAGTATACCTAGCAGCAATTGCTGGGGTGGATCAGCAACTCTATGAAGCTGCTTCTCTTGATGGAGCAAATAGATTTAAACAAATGTATTTAATTACGATCCCTTCTATTATGCCGATCATTATCATCTTTATGATCTTAGCCATTGGGAACCTATTAAATGCAGGCTTTGAAGATATTCTTCTACTTGGTGCAAATCCAGTTGTAAGGGATGTATCAGATGTTTTGGACACGTATGTATATAGGGTAGGTATCCAAAATTCATTATTCTCTTATGCAACCGCAGTGGGCTTGCTTAAGGCAGTCATCAGTGTCGCATTACTGACAATAGCGAATCACATTGCACGTAAGGCAGATAGTAGCTTATGGTAG
- a CDS encoding GntR family transcriptional regulator codes for MSSQEQASLYYIVKMSIMKKIQINEYEVGEKLPTEMELCEEYGVSRTTIRIALQQLALEGRVYKLQGKGTFVAKPKIQQSLTTFEKGFASQMIEQGYEPKTEIIDLQVIPADASLADHLQIKENDPVHRLTRVRYANDEPLFYAISYIPWHFAPGLVNDEEECKRSLYQLLQEKYQLKIHKTIEEIEPILASKTISSYLNVSEGTPVLSLETITYNMEHIPIEFSESVFRGDRSKFTVERIYSI; via the coding sequence TTGTCATCACAAGAACAAGCGTCATTGTATTACATTGTAAAAATGAGTATAATGAAAAAAATTCAAATAAATGAATACGAAGTTGGTGAAAAATTACCGACGGAAATGGAGTTATGTGAAGAGTATGGTGTTAGCCGCACAACAATCAGGATAGCGTTGCAGCAACTCGCATTAGAGGGAAGAGTTTATAAATTACAAGGGAAGGGAACATTTGTTGCCAAACCGAAAATTCAGCAATCATTGACCACTTTTGAAAAAGGATTTGCCAGCCAGATGATTGAACAGGGCTATGAGCCTAAAACTGAAATTATTGATCTTCAAGTCATTCCTGCGGATGCTTCGCTTGCTGACCATTTGCAAATAAAGGAAAACGATCCTGTTCATCGATTGACTCGTGTGCGTTACGCAAACGATGAACCTCTTTTCTACGCAATCTCTTATATACCTTGGCATTTCGCACCAGGTCTCGTGAATGACGAGGAGGAATGTAAAAGATCTTTGTACCAACTATTACAAGAGAAGTATCAGCTCAAAATTCATAAGACGATTGAAGAAATAGAGCCCATATTAGCCAGTAAAACGATAAGTAGCTATTTAAATGTTTCTGAGGGAACGCCCGTATTATCATTAGAAACGATCACTTACAATATGGAGCATATTCCAATTGAATTTTCAGAGTCAGTTTTTAGAGGAGATCGCTCAAAGTTCACAGTTGAAAGGATATATTCGATTTAA
- a CDS encoding sugar phosphate isomerase/epimerase family protein, protein MKQGKIGVQMMMLKGKVEELGVYETMRKINELGYRSVEVSQIPMSEENVSELKRASADFDIEVAALSAAVEPMMPGMSGETLTNDFEKIVSDCKMLSCNFLRIGMLPLHVMGDKDKIMTFIKKAESMAEKLADHGIELYYHTHHIEFQKYDGVYLLDLMKNNTSKLGFELDVHWIQRGGENPVEIIKQYEGRISLLHLKDYRIGSLDMGALKKNDMQQFFQDFANVIEFAEVGEGSLDMKEMIEAGLKSGVQYFLIEQDDTYGRDPFDSLKISADNLRKLGYADWFSV, encoded by the coding sequence TTGAAACAAGGTAAAATTGGCGTTCAAATGATGATGCTCAAAGGGAAAGTCGAAGAACTAGGTGTATATGAAACGATGAGAAAGATAAATGAACTTGGATATCGCAGTGTGGAGGTATCGCAAATTCCGATGTCTGAGGAGAATGTTTCAGAACTGAAAAGAGCATCAGCGGACTTTGATATCGAAGTTGCTGCTTTGTCTGCTGCTGTAGAGCCAATGATGCCTGGTATGTCTGGTGAGACGTTAACAAATGATTTTGAGAAGATTGTTAGCGATTGCAAAATGCTTAGTTGTAATTTTTTACGCATCGGTATGCTGCCATTACATGTAATGGGCGACAAAGATAAAATAATGACATTTATCAAAAAGGCTGAATCCATGGCAGAGAAGTTAGCTGACCATGGTATTGAGCTATACTATCATACCCATCATATCGAATTCCAAAAATATGATGGTGTGTACCTGTTGGATTTGATGAAAAATAACACTTCAAAACTTGGTTTTGAGTTGGATGTTCATTGGATTCAAAGAGGTGGAGAAAATCCTGTGGAAATTATTAAGCAATATGAAGGACGCATTTCATTATTGCACTTGAAAGATTATCGAATTGGGTCTTTGGATATGGGTGCTTTAAAGAAAAATGATATGCAACAATTCTTCCAAGACTTTGCAAATGTAATTGAATTCGCTGAAGTTGGTGAAGGTAGTCTTGATATGAAAGAGATGATTGAAGCAGGCCTTAAGAGTGGTGTACAGTATTTCTTAATTGAACAAGATGATACATACGGACGAGATCCTTTTGATTCCTTAAAAATATCTGCTGACAACTTAAGGAAATTAGGATATGCAGATTGGTTTTCTGTGTAA
- a CDS encoding formylglycine-generating enzyme family protein, translating into MNSNEKKSCCSIDRSVVNEVSRHHSMLKDYISKENKHSEDMVLVTGGEFLMGTDDVDSNRADGEYPIRSIRVDDFLMDAYAVTNLQFKEFVEDTKYKTEAENYGWSFVFYKLLSDEAAKSVKQVVTGTPWWGVIEGAYWSKPEGPGTDINDRLDHPVIHISWNDAKAYCEWAGKRLPTEAEWEYAARGGLTQKRYPWGDELTPNGKHVCNIWQGEFPKSNTRADDYLGTAPVTAFEPNNYGLYNMSGNVWEWCENWFSPNFHIFDTKENPKGPAVGETKAMRGGSYLCHDSYCNRYRVAARTSNTPDSSTGNLGFRCVRDIHFKDNDK; encoded by the coding sequence ATGAATTCTAATGAAAAAAAGTCTTGCTGTTCCATAGATCGTTCTGTAGTAAATGAAGTTTCCAGGCATCACTCCATGCTTAAGGATTATATATCTAAAGAAAATAAACATTCGGAAGATATGGTTCTCGTTACCGGTGGAGAATTTCTTATGGGGACGGATGATGTTGATAGCAATCGAGCAGATGGGGAATATCCGATTCGAAGTATAAGGGTCGATGACTTTCTTATGGATGCATACGCTGTAACCAATTTGCAATTCAAAGAGTTTGTTGAGGATACTAAGTATAAAACAGAAGCTGAAAATTATGGTTGGTCCTTCGTTTTCTATAAATTGCTTTCCGATGAAGCAGCAAAATCAGTGAAACAAGTTGTGACAGGGACTCCTTGGTGGGGTGTCATAGAAGGTGCATATTGGTCCAAACCGGAAGGACCAGGAACGGATATTAATGATCGTTTAGATCATCCCGTCATACATATTTCTTGGAATGATGCAAAAGCATATTGTGAATGGGCAGGAAAAAGACTACCGACTGAGGCGGAATGGGAGTACGCGGCACGCGGTGGTCTAACGCAAAAAAGATACCCATGGGGCGATGAATTAACGCCGAATGGAAAGCATGTTTGTAATATTTGGCAAGGGGAATTTCCGAAAAGTAATACGCGGGCAGATGACTACTTAGGTACTGCTCCTGTAACAGCTTTTGAGCCAAATAACTATGGGCTATATAATATGTCGGGAAATGTATGGGAGTGGTGTGAAAATTGGTTTAGTCCTAACTTCCATATATTTGATACAAAGGAAAACCCAAAAGGACCAGCTGTTGGCGAAACAAAAGCAATGCGTGGTGGATCCTATCTTTGTCATGACTCATACTGCAATAGATATCGTGTTGCAGCAAGAACTTCAAATACACCTGATAGCTCAACCGGAAATCTAGGATTCAGATGCGTGAGAGATATTCATTTTAAAGATAACGATAAATGA
- a CDS encoding Gfo/Idh/MocA family protein codes for MTKKDGMNYAPKGRVNRVVDEGEFVIAAMSLDHGHIYGMCNGLIEAGATIKWVYDSDPERVKKFIESFPDVQAANSEEEILQDTEVKLVAAAAIPSERGPLGIRVMERGKDYFTDKTPFTRLEQLEAAKEVVKRTGKKYMVYYSERLHVESAVYAGDLIKQGAIGRVLQVSNFAPHLLNAPSRPEWFFQKEKYGGILCDIGSHQIEQFLYFSGNTEAEVVRSQVANYTAKEYPELEDFGDCMIVGNNGATHYFRVDWLTPDGLGVWGDGRTFILGTEGYIEIRKYIDIARDDEGDQVYLSNKEGTYHYSVRGKVGFPFFGELILDCINRTENAMTQAHVFKAAELCLIAQKEAVLLE; via the coding sequence TTGACGAAAAAAGATGGTATGAATTATGCCCCAAAAGGAAGAGTAAATCGGGTTGTTGATGAAGGTGAGTTTGTTATTGCTGCAATGTCTCTTGATCATGGACATATCTATGGCATGTGTAATGGCTTGATTGAAGCAGGGGCAACAATCAAGTGGGTATATGACTCGGATCCCGAGAGAGTGAAAAAGTTTATAGAATCATTCCCAGATGTCCAAGCCGCGAATAGTGAAGAAGAAATTCTCCAGGATACTGAAGTGAAACTTGTCGCTGCTGCTGCAATTCCATCTGAACGTGGTCCACTTGGCATTCGAGTGATGGAAAGAGGAAAAGATTATTTTACAGATAAGACACCATTTACAAGATTAGAACAATTGGAAGCTGCAAAAGAGGTTGTAAAAAGAACAGGGAAAAAATATATGGTTTATTATTCGGAACGCTTGCATGTGGAAAGTGCTGTATATGCAGGGGATTTAATTAAGCAAGGTGCAATTGGTCGTGTACTTCAAGTATCTAACTTTGCACCGCATCTTCTAAATGCACCCTCGCGGCCTGAGTGGTTTTTCCAAAAGGAAAAGTATGGCGGAATTTTATGTGATATTGGTAGTCATCAAATTGAACAGTTTTTGTATTTTAGTGGAAATACCGAAGCAGAAGTAGTGAGGAGTCAAGTGGCAAATTATACTGCAAAAGAATATCCAGAACTAGAAGACTTTGGAGATTGTATGATCGTCGGAAATAATGGTGCTACCCACTATTTTCGAGTGGACTGGCTTACTCCCGACGGCTTAGGTGTATGGGGCGATGGGCGAACATTCATCTTGGGAACGGAAGGGTATATAGAAATAAGGAAATACATTGATATCGCTCGTGACGATGAAGGAGATCAAGTGTATCTGTCTAATAAAGAAGGAACGTATCACTATTCAGTGAGAGGGAAAGTCGGGTTTCCTTTTTTCGGAGAGCTTATTCTCGATTGTATAAACCGTACGGAAAATGCGATGACACAAGCGCATGTGTTTAAAGCCGCAGAACTTTGTCTAATTGCTCAGAAAGAAGCGGTGCTCCTAGAATAA
- a CDS encoding carbohydrate ABC transporter permease — protein MLRKSISDRYMSIFIYIILTILAFVTFYPFWNAAVISFNSGVDTMKGGITFWPREFSLDNYKVVFKDSRILNGFFISVLRTVIGTIMAVMFTAIFAYGISKKELVGRNYYMLFCVVTMFFSGGLIPTFLLIRGLGLFNTFWVMVIPGLISVWNMIIFRTFFQALPTGLEESAKMDGCGYWGTFFRIILPLSGPVIATLSLFTAVYHWNDWFSPSIYISDQELLPIQTMLQQILSSNIMTEQMAQTDSAAAGRMAAMKSVSTKSLSMATMMVATIPIICVYPFVQKYFVKGVLVGSLKG, from the coding sequence TTGTTGAGGAAGAGTATTAGTGATCGGTATATGTCGATTTTTATTTATATTATTTTGACTATTCTTGCATTTGTTACCTTTTATCCGTTTTGGAACGCTGCGGTTATTTCTTTTAACAGCGGAGTGGATACGATGAAAGGAGGAATAACTTTCTGGCCAAGGGAATTTTCGCTAGATAACTATAAAGTAGTATTCAAGGATTCTCGTATTTTGAATGGGTTTTTTATCTCTGTTCTTCGGACGGTGATAGGAACTATCATGGCTGTAATGTTTACTGCAATCTTTGCATATGGGATATCAAAAAAAGAGTTAGTAGGTCGTAACTATTATATGCTTTTCTGTGTGGTTACGATGTTCTTTAGCGGCGGTCTTATTCCAACATTTTTACTTATTCGTGGCTTGGGATTATTCAATACATTTTGGGTGATGGTAATTCCTGGTTTGATCAGCGTGTGGAATATGATCATTTTCCGTACCTTCTTCCAAGCACTTCCAACTGGGCTTGAAGAATCAGCCAAAATGGATGGATGCGGGTATTGGGGAACGTTCTTTCGAATCATACTGCCACTTTCAGGTCCGGTTATCGCTACATTGTCATTGTTTACAGCGGTCTATCACTGGAATGATTGGTTTTCTCCAAGTATCTATATTTCAGATCAGGAGTTACTACCAATACAGACTATGTTACAACAAATACTATCCTCGAATATCATGACAGAGCAAATGGCTCAGACCGATTCTGCAGCAGCAGGACGAATGGCAGCAATGAAGTCAGTATCAACTAAATCACTTTCAATGGCTACAATGATGGTTGCAACAATTCCTATCATCTGCGTATATCCATTTGTCCAAAAGTATTTCGTAAAAGGGGTATTGGTTGGTTCCTTGAAGGGGTAG
- a CDS encoding sulfite exporter TauE/SafE family protein: MYFFVGLFASIIGAIAGLGGGVIIKPALDFLGDYDVATIGVLSAATVFAMACVSLLKATRSGIKVKGKVSFILAAGSIIGGVFGKIIFNYLIASVRDQELITGIQAGILAFLMFIIFLFVRNIEDIKTYHLKNKIVILIAGFGLGMLASFLGIGGGPLNVAVLAFAFSMSAKESAINSIFIIFFSQLASLVITACTTGFANIDLTILGFMLVGGVAGGFIGATLSVKLSNIRIGKIFNFTLVGILLLNVYNLIRSLL; encoded by the coding sequence ATCTACTTTTTTGTTGGTTTATTTGCCTCGATAATAGGCGCTATAGCTGGATTGGGTGGCGGAGTTATTATCAAACCGGCACTCGACTTCTTAGGTGATTATGATGTTGCAACGATTGGTGTATTATCAGCAGCAACAGTATTCGCAATGGCTTGTGTTTCATTATTAAAGGCTACTCGTTCTGGAATAAAGGTAAAGGGGAAGGTAAGTTTTATTCTTGCTGCCGGCTCCATTATTGGTGGTGTTTTTGGGAAAATAATATTTAATTATCTTATTGCGTCCGTAAGAGATCAAGAACTAATAACAGGCATTCAAGCTGGGATCTTAGCGTTCTTGATGTTCATTATTTTTTTATTTGTGAGAAATATAGAGGATATAAAAACATATCATTTGAAAAATAAGATTGTTATCTTGATCGCTGGATTTGGATTGGGAATGCTAGCTTCTTTTTTAGGAATTGGGGGCGGCCCGTTGAATGTGGCAGTACTAGCATTTGCTTTTTCAATGAGTGCAAAAGAATCGGCGATTAATTCGATATTTATTATTTTTTTCTCACAGCTAGCTTCCCTAGTCATTACAGCATGTACTACTGGTTTTGCAAACATCGATCTAACGATACTAGGGTTTATGTTAGTAGGTGGGGTAGCGGGAGGCTTTATCGGTGCAACGTTATCGGTAAAGTTGAGTAATATTCGAATTGGAAAAATATTTAATTTTACCTTAGTGGGAATTTTACTATTAAATGTATATAACTTAATCCGAAGTTTGCTATAA
- a CDS encoding extracellular solute-binding protein, producing MKRNKKYFMLLLVAILTVFMVMSGCSKKSSNEDSEKGSKSSNEDFILGETPLEYTMYGHYDWYTMPKWGEDLASKSIKENKKVTVKPISSGGNAAQKFNTMIVANDLPDVIWMDRGPDVEKLREADMLVPLDDYIDKYPNLKKWAGESTLNMLRSSDGKIYQFPNWYTTQPNGNAGYVVNDKIYKELGSPKLETTDDLYSYLKQVKEKYPDVVPFEPSILASSGFDILYSAFGEDHSGMFVGMRAVPQGDKLTSIFTDPVFRESMQYINKLYNEKLISQDALTQTEDQVKEKIMTGRFAVYAESSPTTNANVAHSVLKDGDPEAGLKMIWPIHKEGLDKDKIYTGSYNQLGWNVSVITKNAKNPEAIFAFLDYMTGPEGQRDIFWGPEKLYWEGTQSVEGVDEAPIFTEAYLTDTKKRDELMESTDGLQWVGNTVYIDNSKMAFEKSLPEEQQNWATRYQSQITWKTQYNGTPFVNLNPMPESPEGITEQRVNDIYDEARAKAVYAKSAQEVLDILDEAEKSAQAIGYDKLLEFKTKQWQDNLKQMKGN from the coding sequence ATGAAGAGAAATAAGAAATACTTTATGTTGTTGCTTGTAGCCATTCTTACGGTATTTATGGTAATGTCAGGCTGTTCAAAAAAAAGTTCCAATGAGGATTCCGAAAAAGGAAGTAAGAGTAGTAACGAAGATTTTATTCTAGGTGAAACTCCATTAGAATACACAATGTACGGGCATTATGATTGGTATACAATGCCTAAATGGGGGGAGGATCTTGCCTCTAAATCGATTAAAGAAAACAAGAAAGTAACCGTGAAACCAATTAGTTCAGGTGGTAACGCAGCACAAAAATTCAATACGATGATAGTAGCCAATGATTTGCCTGATGTTATTTGGATGGATCGAGGCCCAGATGTAGAAAAACTACGTGAGGCGGATATGCTAGTTCCGTTGGATGATTATATAGACAAATATCCCAACTTAAAGAAATGGGCAGGAGAATCCACGCTTAATATGCTACGTTCATCTGACGGGAAAATATACCAATTTCCAAATTGGTATACAACTCAGCCAAATGGAAATGCAGGTTATGTCGTGAATGATAAAATTTATAAAGAGCTTGGTTCCCCTAAGTTAGAAACAACAGATGATCTATATAGTTATTTGAAACAAGTTAAGGAAAAATACCCTGATGTAGTTCCTTTCGAACCAAGCATTCTGGCAAGCTCTGGATTTGATATTCTGTACTCAGCATTTGGTGAAGACCATTCTGGAATGTTTGTAGGCATGAGGGCAGTTCCGCAAGGAGATAAATTAACTTCAATTTTTACTGATCCTGTTTTTAGAGAGTCCATGCAATATATCAACAAGTTGTACAATGAAAAACTTATATCGCAGGATGCATTGACGCAAACAGAAGATCAAGTAAAAGAAAAGATTATGACAGGGAGATTTGCAGTTTATGCTGAAAGTAGCCCGACAACAAATGCGAATGTTGCTCACTCAGTACTCAAAGATGGAGACCCTGAAGCAGGTCTTAAAATGATCTGGCCGATCCATAAAGAGGGATTAGATAAAGATAAAATATATACAGGAAGCTATAATCAACTCGGGTGGAATGTAAGTGTTATAACGAAAAATGCCAAAAATCCTGAAGCAATCTTCGCATTCCTTGATTATATGACTGGCCCAGAAGGACAACGCGATATTTTCTGGGGGCCTGAAAAACTGTATTGGGAAGGTACACAAAGTGTTGAAGGTGTTGATGAAGCACCGATTTTCACTGAAGCATACTTAACAGATACAAAAAAACGCGACGAGCTAATGGAAAGTACAGACGGTTTACAATGGGTTGGGAATACAGTCTATATTGATAATTCAAAAATGGCATTTGAAAAGTCCTTGCCAGAAGAACAACAAAACTGGGCAACAAGGTATCAATCTCAAATTACTTGGAAAACACAATATAATGGTACTCCATTTGTGAATCTTAATCCGATGCCGGAGTCTCCAGAGGGAATAACGGAGCAACGTGTCAATGATATTTATGATGAAGCAAGAGCAAAAGCAGTTTATGCCAAGAGCGCTCAAGAGGTTCTCGATATCCTTGATGAAGCAGAAAAATCTGCTCAAGCAATTGGGTACGATAAATTACTGGAATTTAAAACAAAGCAATGGCAAGACAACTTGAAACAAATGAAAGGTAACTAA
- a CDS encoding 6-phospho-beta-glucosidase translates to MNKNLKIAVIGGGSSYTPELIEGFIKRYAELPITQLYLADIEEGREKLDIIGGLARRMFDKAGINIDLKLTLNRREAIKDANFIITQFRVGLLDARGRDERIPLRYNRIGQETTGAGGFAKALRTIPVILDICKDIEGLAPNAMLLNFTNPAGILTEAVLKHTNVKTIGLCNIPIGTKMQMAELCETDVNNVFIEMLGINHLNWTTKVVVNGKDISNEVFTKAASASGLTMKNIPDFGWDASFLQAMGALPCGYHRYFYMEDDMLKEQLESLEYEGTRADVVKKVEQDLFELYKDPNLAIKPPQLQERGGAYYSEAALNLVSSIYNNKGDIQTVNVRNNGVISCLPDEVSVEVNCIIDSQGAHPIQLSTEISPQIRGLLQLVKAYEELTVEAGVTGNYDTAIQALTIHPLVGSIKVAISILNDILAENKAHLSQFKVDSKIT, encoded by the coding sequence ATGAATAAGAATTTAAAAATAGCAGTGATTGGTGGGGGATCTTCCTATACCCCTGAGCTGATTGAAGGATTTATTAAACGATACGCTGAATTGCCGATAACTCAGTTGTATTTAGCCGATATTGAAGAAGGGCGAGAAAAGCTAGACATTATTGGTGGTTTGGCCAGAAGAATGTTTGATAAAGCAGGGATTAATATTGACTTAAAATTAACTTTAAACCGTCGGGAAGCTATTAAGGATGCTAATTTTATTATTACACAATTCCGGGTCGGCTTACTTGATGCTCGTGGTCGGGATGAACGTATTCCTTTACGTTATAATCGTATCGGTCAAGAAACAACTGGGGCAGGCGGATTTGCTAAGGCGCTGAGAACCATTCCAGTAATCCTTGATATTTGTAAAGACATCGAGGGACTGGCACCGAATGCTATGCTTTTAAATTTCACGAATCCTGCGGGGATTTTAACCGAGGCAGTGTTAAAACATACAAATGTAAAAACGATTGGTCTCTGTAATATACCAATTGGGACAAAAATGCAAATGGCTGAGCTTTGTGAAACAGACGTGAACAATGTTTTTATTGAAATGCTAGGAATTAACCACTTAAACTGGACGACTAAGGTGGTTGTGAATGGAAAGGACATTTCGAATGAGGTGTTCACGAAAGCGGCTAGTGCATCTGGTCTTACAATGAAAAATATTCCCGACTTTGGTTGGGATGCATCCTTTTTGCAAGCAATGGGCGCTTTACCTTGTGGTTATCATCGTTATTTTTATATGGAAGATGACATGCTAAAAGAGCAATTGGAGTCGCTGGAATACGAGGGAACACGAGCTGATGTAGTGAAAAAAGTGGAACAAGACCTATTTGAATTATATAAAGACCCGAATCTTGCAATAAAGCCTCCGCAATTACAAGAACGAGGTGGTGCTTATTATTCAGAAGCTGCGCTAAATTTGGTCTCGTCTATTTACAATAATAAGGGTGATATTCAAACCGTAAACGTAAGAAACAACGGAGTTATTTCTTGTCTACCTGATGAAGTATCAGTTGAAGTGAATTGTATAATCGATTCACAAGGTGCACACCCTATTCAATTAAGTACTGAAATTTCACCGCAAATAAGAGGATTGCTACAATTAGTAAAAGCATATGAGGAGCTCACAGTCGAGGCTGGGGTTACCGGCAATTATGATACTGCAATTCAAGCATTAACGATTCATCCATTAGTAGGCTCTATAAAAGTAGCGATATCGATCTTAAACGATATTCTAGCAGAAAACAAAGCGCATTTAAGCCAATTTAAGGTTGATTCAAAGATTACTTGA
- a CDS encoding N-acetylglucosamine kinase, translated as MPILMGVDGGGSKTYSVITDEHGYQLGKGISSGANYQTIGIDKAIKNIKDSIESALMSASLKYDDIDYVQYGLAGADREKDLLIINEGLRTINFQNWGLVCDTMEGLRIGSPDYTGVVLVCGTGTNAAGRNKLGQMVQIGGLGNLYGDGAGGSSMAEETFRAAIRSWELRERPTILTKTVPSYFGFENVPDMFNTFLDDEVYNVPNELTIVLHQAAYEGDEVAIRILEETGKELGLAASSVIHKLGNLEEPTPIVLTGSVLQKGQSKHLLESLRSTVESVHEHIKLVIPKMEPVYGSLLLAMDHLGITVTEEIHQKFNSYGGYEQ; from the coding sequence ATGCCTATTCTTATGGGGGTAGACGGTGGTGGCAGTAAAACCTATTCCGTCATTACAGATGAACATGGTTATCAATTGGGGAAGGGAATATCTAGTGGTGCAAACTACCAAACAATAGGAATTGATAAAGCGATTAAAAATATTAAGGATTCTATTGAAAGTGCTTTAATGTCCGCGTCGCTAAAGTACGATGATATTGATTATGTACAATATGGTCTTGCGGGTGCTGATCGAGAGAAAGATCTATTGATCATAAATGAAGGGCTGCGTACAATCAATTTTCAAAACTGGGGGCTTGTGTGTGACACGATGGAAGGACTTCGGATTGGTTCTCCGGATTATACAGGTGTAGTGCTTGTCTGTGGAACTGGTACAAATGCAGCTGGTCGCAATAAACTTGGTCAAATGGTGCAAATTGGTGGATTAGGAAACCTCTATGGAGATGGGGCTGGCGGCTCATCAATGGCAGAAGAAACATTCCGGGCAGCTATCCGTTCGTGGGAACTACGTGAACGTCCAACTATTTTAACCAAGACAGTACCGAGTTATTTTGGATTTGAAAATGTACCTGATATGTTCAATACGTTTCTTGATGATGAAGTATATAATGTTCCAAATGAGTTGACCATCGTGCTGCATCAAGCTGCATATGAAGGTGACGAAGTAGCCATTCGTATTTTAGAGGAAACAGGCAAAGAACTAGGATTAGCTGCAAGTTCTGTCATCCACAAACTTGGAAATTTGGAGGAGCCTACTCCGATTGTGTTAACGGGGAGTGTATTACAGAAAGGTCAAAGTAAACATTTACTAGAGTCGTTGCGAAGTACAGTTGAAAGTGTCCATGAACATATCAAATTGGTTATTCCAAAAATGGAACCCGTTTATGGGTCTCTATTGTTAGCGATGGATCATCTTGGCATTACAGTCACCGAAGAAATCCATCAAAAATTCAACTCTTACGGAGGATACGAGCAATGA